The sequence below is a genomic window from Streptomyces sp. NBC_00289.
GGGGTCGAACTCGGCTGGTACGACACGTTCGAGGTCGTCGGCGGCGGCTCGATCAAGATCGCCATGGAGTTCACCGACTTCGCCGACGACACCTACATGTACATGCTCCACTGCCACCTGCTGCAACACGAGGACGAGGGCATGATGGCCTCCCTCATGGTGACGGAGAGCTAGGGCCTACCGCCGGTGCCGCGGTCGGCAGGGCGACAGGCCGCGGCCGGATCCGAACGACCGGCCCTACGTCAGCCCCGCCGCCCGTGCCCGCTCCACGGCCGGGCCGATCGCCTTGCCGACCGCCTCGACGTCGGCCTCCGTGGAGGTGTGGCCGAGGGAGAAGCGGAGGGTGCCTCGGGCCAGGTCCGGGTCCGTGCCGGTGGCCAGGAGGACATGGCTGGGCTGTGCGACGCCGGCGGTGCAGGCGGAGCCCGTGGAGCACTCGATGCCCTGGGCGTCGAGCAGGAGGAGCAGCGAGTCGCCTTCGCAGCCGGGGAAGGTGAAGTGGGCGTTGGCCGGGAGGCGGCCGCCGGGCGACGGGTCGCCGCCGAGGATCGCGTCGGGCACCGCCGTACGGACCGCCTCGACCAGGCTGTCGCGCAGGGCGCCGATCTCTCGTGTGAACCATTCGCGCTGCTCGGCGGCCAGCCGTCCGGCGACCGCGAAGGAAGCGATAGCGGGGACGTCGAGGGTGCCGGAGCGGACGTGCCGTTCCTGGCCGCCACCGTGCAGTACGGGTACGGGGGTGTGCTCGCGCCCGAGGATGAGGGCGCCGATGCCGTAGGGGCCGCCGATCTTGTGCCCGGACACCGTCATCGCGGCGAGGCCGGAGGCCGCGAAGTCGACCGGGACCTGGCCGTAGGCCTGGACCGCGTCGGCGTGCAGCGGGATGCCGAACTCGGCGGCGACGTCGGCCAGTTCGCGGACCGGCAGGACGGTGCCGATCTCGTTGTTGGCCCACATCACGGTGGCCAGGGCCACGTCGTCGGGGTTGCGGGCGATGGCCTCGCGCAGCGCCTCGGGGTGGACCCTGCCGTACCCGTCGACCGGGAGGTACTCGACGGTGGCGCCCTCGTGTTCGCCGAGCCAGTGCACGGCGTCGAGGACGGCGTGGTGCTCGACGGGACTGGACAGCACCCGGGTGCGGGCCGGGTCGGCGTCGCGGCGGGACCAGTACAGGCCCTTGACGGCGAGGTTGTCGGCCTCGGTGCCGCCGGAGGTGAGGACGACCTCGCTGGGGCGCGCGCCGAGGGATTCGGCGAGGGTCTCGCGGGCCTCCTCGACCGTGCGGCGGGCCTGTCGGCCGGATGCGTGCAGAGAGGAGGCGTTGCCGGTGACACTCAGGTGCGCGGCGAGTGCCTCGACTGCCTCGGGAAGCATCGGGGTGGTCGCGGCGTGGTCGAGGTATGCCATGGTGACCCGATTCTACGGGGACCGGGTCGCAGGACTCGGCGCCAGGCCCGCCCGGAAGACCGGTGGCTCTCGGTGCCAGGCCCGCCCGGAAGACCGGCGGCTCTCGGTGCCAGGTCCGCCCGGAGCGTGGGTGCGACGGTGGTGCGGCTCGTCCCCGGCCGCGTACCGCCGTCTCGCACCTCGCGCGGCTCGTGCCCCGAGAAGGAGTCAGGCCTCGCGCGGTTCATGACCCTGGAAGGAGTCACGCCTTGCGCGGTTCATGACCCCGGAAGGAGTCACGCCTCGCGCGGCTCGGGTCTTTCACAGGCTCCACGAGATCGAGCCGTCCGTCTGCATGAAGGCCGCCAGGACCAGCAGGTCCGCCACGCCCAGGCCCAGACCCAGGTACGCGCGGCCGCGGCGGGCCGTGCCTCGCCACAGGGCCACACCGGCCAGCGCGATGGCCATCGGGCCGAGGAAGACGTTGAGCACGAGGAGGCCCAGCAGGCCGAGGACGAAGGACGCGACGGCCATGCCGTCGGCGTCGCGGGTACCGGTGCGGCTCGTGGCCGATGCGGTGAGTTGCATGTCAGTCAGCTCCCGACGAAGTGGGTCGACGTTCAGTGGGTCGAGGTGTGACGCCGGCGGCCGTGGCGCTCGCGGAGCGCGAAGATGCCGAGCCAGGCGGCGATGACGGCGGCGGCGACGACGGTGAAGGTGAGCGACGCGTGGGCGACGGTGCCCATCACGACGCCGAGCAGCAGAAGTGCGGCGACGAGGAACAGCATGGGATGAGATCCCCCTCCGAGATGCGTGCGAGATGCTTCTCGTTACGTTTGGGTGAACGGTTGTAGTAACACTTGTTCACTGACTCTGAAGTCTAGCGCGCCGCACGGCTTTTCAATTCCGGAGAACAGTTGTTAACTGCATGGCATGAGTCACACCCTCGGCATCCGGCAGGCCCAGAAGCAGAAGACCCGGCAGTCGCTCCTGGACGCGGCGTTGACGCTTCTGGAGGAGCAGAGTCTGAGCAGCCTGGGCCTGCGCGAGGTCACACGCGCCGTCGGGGTCGCCCCGACGGCCTTCTACCGGCACTTCCGTTCCACCGAGGACCTCGGCGTGGCCCTGGTCGAGGAGGCGCTGGGGAGTCTGCACCCGATGATCCGGACGACGGTGTCCACGGCGGGCGACAGCGGCGAACGCATCGCCCGTGCCATCGAGTTGATCGCCGGTCACGTGGACGCGTACCCCGCCCACGTCCGTTTCATCGCCCGCGAACGCCACGGCGGTGTCCAGTCGGTGCGCGAGGCCATCCGGGAGCAACTCACCCGGTTCGCCGAGGAGGTGAGGACCGAGCTCGCCAAGGACCCCGAGTCGGCCGGCTGGAACGACGACGACCTCCTCATGCTGGCCCACCTGTACGTGGATCAGATGCTGATCACGGCCTCACTGTTCCTGGAGACGCTGGAGGCCCCGGAGGAGCGGCGGGAGCAGGTCACGCGGCGCGCCACCCAGCAGATGCGGCTGATCAGCCTCGGCCGCAGCCACTGGCTCACCTGACGACCCCGGACCACGGCCGGGGCGTACGACACCCGGCACGCGACACAACGACGGGCACGTACGACCCCCGGCACGCGACACAACCACGGGCACGTACGACACCCGTCACGAGACACAACGACGGCGCGCCCGATCTCGAGCGCGCCGCCACCAGCCGTGGCCCACCAGCCGCACAGAACCCCGGAGTTCCCGGCTCAGCCCTGTTGGGCCTGCTGACTCCGGCCGCCGCCGGGCCCGCCGCCACAGCCGCCACCCTGACCTCCGCCGGGGCCGCCCTGTCCGCCGCCGGACCCACCGCTCGGCATGCCGGACGGCACACCGGACGGGGCGCCCGTCGGCGCTCCCGAGGGTGCCCCCGACGGCGCTCCGCCGGGCCGTCCCGAGGCGTTGCCGCTCGGCATGCCGGAGGGCGCCTGGCAGCTCTGCCCACCGGAGTTGCCGCTGGTCGAGGACGACGAGTCGTCCCCGCCGCAGGCCGTCAAAAGCAGCGGGGACAGTGCCAGCAGGGCGACGGCGGGGACGAGACGCGCACGCATCATGAGAAACAACTCCACATCGGATGAGGGGACCCTGAGGCGGGCACTCAACCAATGGCGCTTAGGGGTGACTTGGGGCCGCCCTGTCGGCCGGCTGTGCGTAAGGCAAAGCGCGGCTATACGCACCTCCCCGACCTGCGGGGGAACCACTCCCCCCACCCCTACTCACTGGTACAGCTCCGTGACACGAACCGCCGTCGACGGCGGACTGCCGGCGCGTACGGCGCTCAGCCGAGCCGGACCCGGGCCAGCTGCCTGGACTGCGCGACCAGTCGGTCCGCGCTGTCCCAGACCTCGGCGTCCTCCTCCAGGAAGCCGCCGGCGAGGTTGCGGGTGGTGATCGACACCCGCAGCGGGCCCGGCGCCGGGCGGCAGCGGACGTGGACGGTCAGCTCGACCGTGGGCACCCATCCGGTCAGGCCCAGCTCGAAGGCGGTCGGCGGCAGCGCGTCGACCGCGAGCAGCAGGGAGAGCGGGTCGGGGTCGCGGCCGTCGGCCAGCCCGAACCAGGCGCGCATCTCCCCCTTGCCGGAGGGAGAGCCGAGTGCCCAGCCCAGCGTCGACGGGTCGAGCTTGAGCATCAGCCGGTCGGTGATGGCGGAACTGCCGTCCACGGGGGCGGGCCCGTCCTCCGGGCCGAAGCACTGCTCCATGGGCGGGATCGCCGGCGGCCGGGCCGTCGTGCGGACGTCCTCGGGCAGCGCGTCCAGGTCGCCGTAGGAGGCGAGGACGCGGATGCGTTCGATCTCGCGGCCCTGGTCGTCGTACTGGAAGAGGGAGGCCTGGCCGGTAGACAGGGTCCGTCCGGTGCGGACGACGTCGGTGCGGACGACGGCCGGGCCTGGCTGGGACGCGGTCAGGTAGTGCGCCGAGACGGTGAACGGGTCGGAGTGCGGCAGGGCGTGCGCCAGAGCGCGGCCCAGGACGGCCAGCAGGTAGCCGCCGTTGACGGCGCTGATGATCGTCCAGCCGGCCGAGAGGTCGGTGTCGTAGACGCCGGGTTCGCGTGGGGTGACCGCGGTGTCCCGGTCGAACTCGCTGTCGCCGATCGTGGCACGGGTGACCGCCGCGGAGGCTGCTTCTGGCATGCCTGAACGCTACAACAAGAAAATACTAAGCGGTAGCTTTGCTTGGGTGAGGCCAGGGCAATATCTCGGTAAGTGTCCCTGCTCGTCCGTAAACCAGAGGCCCTGGCCCTGCCTCTGTAGGGACATGAGCCTCACCGGGACGCCGTTTCTCTACACCCTCGTCGCACTGGCCGTCGTCGCCCTGGTGCTGCCGTTCGCCGTGTGGTCACGGCTGCGGGGCCCCAGAACCCTGCGCGCCGCGGCCCGGGCGCTGATGCTGCTGTTCGCCCAGGGCACGGCGGTGGCGCTGGTGTTCGTGCTGGTCAACAACCAGAACAGCCTCTACGACAACTGGGCGGACCTCCTCGGCACGGGCAACCATGTGCAGGAGGCCGCGAACCTGGGGGCCGACGGCACCGGCGGCATCGCGCTGAGACGGCTGCCCAGGGTGGCGCAGCGGTTCACCCCGGCCGGCGGACCCGGTATGGGAGCGGCCGGCGGAGTGCGCGTCACCCAGCTCAGGGGCCGGGTGTCGGGTGTGAACGCCGAGGTGTACGTCTGGCTGCCGCCGCAGTACCGGGAGCCCGCCTACCGCCACCACAGGTTCCCGGTGGTGGAGCTGCTGCCGGGCTACCCCGGATCGGCGAAGGCGTGGTTCGGGTCGCTGAAGGCGCACGAGCAGTTGCTGCCGCTGATGCGCGACGGCCGGGTCGCCCCGTTCATCCTGGTCGCGCCGCGCACCAACCTGCTGGCCGGCGTGGACACGGGCTGCGCCAACATCCCGGCCACGGTGAACGCCGACAGCTGGCTCAGCATCGACGTGCCGCGGATGGTCATGGACAACTTCCGGGCCGAGGCCGCGCCGACGGGCTGGGCGGTCGCCGGGTACTCGGCGGGCGGACACTGCGCGACGAAGCTGGCCGTCGCCCACCCCGACCGGTACCGGGCCGCGATCAGCCTGTCCGGCTACAACGACCCGATCGGTGAACGCGCCTCGCTCGCCGCGCAGAACCCTGCCCTCCGGGACGGGAACAACCCCTACCTGCTGCTGCGGAAGGCGATCGTCCCGCCCCGGATCGCCCTCTACCTCTCCGGCCAGCCGCACGACGGCTACGAGGCGGGCGTGGCCCTCGAAGCGTCCGCGAAGGCGCCGACGACGGTGCATGTCGTGTACATCCCGAAGAGCGCGGGCGGTCACACCATGGCGCTGTGGCGGCCGCAGGTGGTCCCGGCCTTCCGCTGGCTGACCCAGGAGCTGGGCGAGCGCCCGGCCCCGCGCGGCGCTACTCCTCCCGTACCGTCGAGCGGCGGTTCCACGCGCGCGGCGCTCGCCAGTGGAACCGCATCGCGAGCAACCGCAGGGCGAAGGCGGTGACGACCGCGAGACCGCTGGTGAACGGGGTGAGGGCGTCGTACCGGATGCACAGCGCGACCAGGGTGGCGCCGACGATCGCCGGGACCGCGTACAGGTCGCGGTCCCAGCGCAGCAGGGAGGGCACCTCGTTGGCGAGCACGTCCCGCAGCACACCGCCGCCGACCGCGGTGGCGAGGCCGAGGGCGGCCGAGGCGGTGAGGTTGAGCCCGTAGTCGTACGCCTTCACCGTCCCGGTGACGCAGAACAGGCCGAGGCCGGCCGCGTCGAAGACGTTGACCGCGGCCTGGGTGCGCTCCACCTGCGGATGGAGGAAGAACACGAGCAGGGCGGCGAGCAGCGGGGTGATGAAGTACCCGAGGTCCGTGAAGGCGGCGGGTGGCACCGCTCCGATGATCAGGTCCCGGAAGAGCCCTCCGCCCAGCGCGGTGACCTCGGCGAGGACGGCGATGCCGAAGACGTCGAAGTTCTTGCGGACGGCCAGCAGCGCGCCTGAGATGGCGAACACGAAGATGCCGACGAGGTCGAGCGTGTGCTGGACGGAGGGACTGAACAGTTGCTGGAACACCCCTACATTCTTACCCAGGATCGGGTGTGCACCTTGCGATGCAAGGGTTAGAGGGCAGGTTTACCTGTGGTGAACAGCCAGGTCTGGAAGAGGTCGTCGAGCTGCCGTCCGGAGGTCTTCTCCGCGAGCCGGATGAAGTCGTCGGTGTCCGCGTTGCCGTAGCGGTGCAGTTTCGTCCAGGCGGGCAGGAGCCTGAAGAAGGCGGGGTCGCCGATGCGCTCGCGCAGTGCCTGGAGGGTCATCGCGCCGCGCTGGTAGACGGCGGAGGCGAACATGGTGTCGCGCTGTGGGTCGCCGACCGTGACCTGCCAGAAGGCGTTGTCGGCGGGGCGGGAGTTGTACCCGGCGAGGAACGAGTCGTGGGCCGAGCGGGTGCCCTTGTGCTCGGCCCACAGCCACTGCGCGTAGGTGGCGAAGCCCTCGTTGAGCCAGATGTCCCTCCAGTGCGCCACCGAGACGGAGTCGCCGAACCACTGGTGGGCCAGTTCGTGCACGATCGTCGTCTCGTTGCGCACCGCGGAGTAGACCGGCTTCGACTGCACCTCCAGCGAGAACCCGGCCTGCGGCATGTCGTCGACGATCGCCCCGGTCTCCTCGAACGGGTAGGGACCGAAGACCTGCGACCAGTAGTCGGTGGCCTCGGCCGTCACGGCGTACACGTCGACGTTGTTGCTGCCCGCGAGCACCGGGTCGACGGCGACGTAGATCGGCGTCCCGCCGGGGGTGGTGCCCGTCTTCACGTCGAACTTTCCGATGGTCGCGGTCGCCAGGTAGGTCGCCATCGGCTTGGTCTCGCGCCAGTGGGTGTACGTCGAACGGCCCTTGTCGTACGTCGATATCAGCCGTCCGTTGGAGACGGCGGTCAGACCCTTGGGCGCCTTGATCCGGATGTCGTAGGTGGCCTTGTCGGCGGGGTGGTCGCTGGACGGGAACCAGGTGGAGGCGGCGTTGGGTTCACAGGCGACGAAGACGCCGTCGGGGGTCTTCATCCAGCCGTAGTCGGAGCCGAAGACGATGGGGCCGCCGAGCGGCTCGGGGACTCCGCCGTAGGTGACGGTGACCGTGAAGGTCCGGCCCTTGCGCAGGGCGTCGCGCGGGGTGACGCGGATCTCGTCGCCGTCACGCGTGAAGTGGGCCCGTCTGCCGTTCACCTCGACCCTCGTGACCGTCAACTGTTGGAGGTCGAGGTCGAACGAGGACAGGCTCCGGGTGGCGCGAGCCGTGAGTGTCGTACGGCCGTCCAGACGGTCGGTGTCCGGGTTGTACGCCAGGTCCAGCGCGTAGTGGCGGGCGTCGAAGCCGCCGTTGCCGAGCCGGGGGAAATAGGGGTCACCGATGCCGTCGGCCCCGGGGGTGGGTGCGGAGGAGGCGGCGATGACGAAGAAAGAGGCCGTCGCGGTCGCGAGGGCCCCTAAGCGTGCCGAACGGGAGAGTTTCATGAGCCGTCCCTTCGAGCGTGTTCGTGTTGATCGGGTCGATCAGACGGACACGGCCGACTCTGCGCTCTCCCGTTCGGGCATGTGCATGACTTTACCAACTTGTCATGCGCTACTTGTCAGTTGACTCCTGGTCGGCTGCCGCCGGGGACTCCTGGTCGGCTGCCGTGGACTTCTCGTCCGCGGCTTCCGGCTCCTTGGAGACGGAGGTCGCGGCGGGCTCCACAGCCGCCTCCTCGCCGGTGGACACGGCCCCGACCTCGGCGGCCACCGCGGCCGACGTCTCCGCCGACTCCTCCAGCACCGCGTCCGGCACCAGCTCCGCCGCCTGCTTGGCCACGGAGAGGAGGACGGTCTCCTGCGGAGCCTGGTCCTCGAAGTTCTCCGGATGGTGGCAGGCGACCTGCTGACCGGGCTTCAGCTCCACAAGCGGCGGTTCGGTGGTCTTGCAGACCGCCGTCGCCTTCCAGCACCGGGTGTGGAAGCGGCAGCCGCTCGGCGGGGAGATCGGCGAGGGCACGTCACCCGTGAGCAGGATGCGCTCGCTCTTGGCCGCCCTGCGGCGCGGGTCAGGGATCGGAACCGCCGACATCAACGCCTTGGTGTACGGGTGCATCGGCGCCTTGTACAGGGACTCGCGGTCGGCCAGCTCGACGATCTTACCGAGATACATCACCGCGATCCGGTCCGAGACGTGCCGGACGACCGACAGGTCGTGCGCGATGATCACGTAGGTCAGACCCAGTTCCTGCTGGAGGTCGTCGAGAAGGTTGACGACCTGCGCCTGGATCGAGACGTCCAGAGCCGACACCGGCTCGTCCGCGACCACCAGCTTCGGGTTGAGCGCGAGCGCGCGGGCGATACCGATGCGCTGGCGCTGACCGCCGGAGAACTCGTGCGGGTAGCGGTTGTAGTGCTCGGGGTTGAGGCCCACGACCGACAGCAGCCGCTGCACTTCCTTCTTGACGCCGCCCTCGGGCGAGACGTTCTGCAGCTTGAAGGGAGCGCCGACGATCGTGCCGATGGTGTGACGGGGGTTCAGCGAGGAATACGGATCCTGGAAGATCATCTGCACGTCACGGCGCAGCGGGCGCATCCCGCTCACCCCGAGGTGCGTGATGTCC
It includes:
- a CDS encoding cysteine desulfurase family protein translates to MAYLDHAATTPMLPEAVEALAAHLSVTGNASSLHASGRQARRTVEEARETLAESLGARPSEVVLTSGGTEADNLAVKGLYWSRRDADPARTRVLSSPVEHHAVLDAVHWLGEHEGATVEYLPVDGYGRVHPEALREAIARNPDDVALATVMWANNEIGTVLPVRELADVAAEFGIPLHADAVQAYGQVPVDFAASGLAAMTVSGHKIGGPYGIGALILGREHTPVPVLHGGGQERHVRSGTLDVPAIASFAVAGRLAAEQREWFTREIGALRDSLVEAVRTAVPDAILGGDPSPGGRLPANAHFTFPGCEGDSLLLLLDAQGIECSTGSACTAGVAQPSHVLLATGTDPDLARGTLRFSLGHTSTEADVEAVGKAIGPAVERARAAGLT
- a CDS encoding DUF4190 domain-containing protein — protein: MQLTASATSRTGTRDADGMAVASFVLGLLGLLVLNVFLGPMAIALAGVALWRGTARRGRAYLGLGLGVADLLVLAAFMQTDGSISWSL
- a CDS encoding TetR family transcriptional regulator, producing MSHTLGIRQAQKQKTRQSLLDAALTLLEEQSLSSLGLREVTRAVGVAPTAFYRHFRSTEDLGVALVEEALGSLHPMIRTTVSTAGDSGERIARAIELIAGHVDAYPAHVRFIARERHGGVQSVREAIREQLTRFAEEVRTELAKDPESAGWNDDDLLMLAHLYVDQMLITASLFLETLEAPEERREQVTRRATQQMRLISLGRSHWLT
- a CDS encoding thioesterase family protein — its product is MPEAASAAVTRATIGDSEFDRDTAVTPREPGVYDTDLSAGWTIISAVNGGYLLAVLGRALAHALPHSDPFTVSAHYLTASQPGPAVVRTDVVRTGRTLSTGQASLFQYDDQGREIERIRVLASYGDLDALPEDVRTTARPPAIPPMEQCFGPEDGPAPVDGSSAITDRLMLKLDPSTLGWALGSPSGKGEMRAWFGLADGRDPDPLSLLLAVDALPPTAFELGLTGWVPTVELTVHVRCRPAPGPLRVSITTRNLAGGFLEEDAEVWDSADRLVAQSRQLARVRLG
- a CDS encoding alpha/beta hydrolase, giving the protein MSLTGTPFLYTLVALAVVALVLPFAVWSRLRGPRTLRAAARALMLLFAQGTAVALVFVLVNNQNSLYDNWADLLGTGNHVQEAANLGADGTGGIALRRLPRVAQRFTPAGGPGMGAAGGVRVTQLRGRVSGVNAEVYVWLPPQYREPAYRHHRFPVVELLPGYPGSAKAWFGSLKAHEQLLPLMRDGRVAPFILVAPRTNLLAGVDTGCANIPATVNADSWLSIDVPRMVMDNFRAEAAPTGWAVAGYSAGGHCATKLAVAHPDRYRAAISLSGYNDPIGERASLAAQNPALRDGNNPYLLLRKAIVPPRIALYLSGQPHDGYEAGVALEASAKAPTTVHVVYIPKSAGGHTMALWRPQVVPAFRWLTQELGERPAPRGATPPVPSSGGSTRAALASGTASRATAGRRR
- a CDS encoding trimeric intracellular cation channel family protein translates to MFQQLFSPSVQHTLDLVGIFVFAISGALLAVRKNFDVFGIAVLAEVTALGGGLFRDLIIGAVPPAAFTDLGYFITPLLAALLVFFLHPQVERTQAAVNVFDAAGLGLFCVTGTVKAYDYGLNLTASAALGLATAVGGGVLRDVLANEVPSLLRWDRDLYAVPAIVGATLVALCIRYDALTPFTSGLAVVTAFALRLLAMRFHWRAPRAWNRRSTVREE
- a CDS encoding M1 family metallopeptidase, with product MKLSRSARLGALATATASFFVIAASSAPTPGADGIGDPYFPRLGNGGFDARHYALDLAYNPDTDRLDGRTTLTARATRSLSSFDLDLQQLTVTRVEVNGRRAHFTRDGDEIRVTPRDALRKGRTFTVTVTYGGVPEPLGGPIVFGSDYGWMKTPDGVFVACEPNAASTWFPSSDHPADKATYDIRIKAPKGLTAVSNGRLISTYDKGRSTYTHWRETKPMATYLATATIGKFDVKTGTTPGGTPIYVAVDPVLAGSNNVDVYAVTAEATDYWSQVFGPYPFEETGAIVDDMPQAGFSLEVQSKPVYSAVRNETTIVHELAHQWFGDSVSVAHWRDIWLNEGFATYAQWLWAEHKGTRSAHDSFLAGYNSRPADNAFWQVTVGDPQRDTMFASAVYQRGAMTLQALRERIGDPAFFRLLPAWTKLHRYGNADTDDFIRLAEKTSGRQLDDLFQTWLFTTGKPAL
- a CDS encoding ABC transporter ATP-binding protein encodes the protein MTIPAQSHGATLTKDAAPGETLLKVTGLQKHFPIKKGLLQRQVGAVRAVDGLDFEVKAGETLGVVGESGCGKSTMGRLITRLLEPTAGRVEFEGKDITHLGVSGMRPLRRDVQMIFQDPYSSLNPRHTIGTIVGAPFKLQNVSPEGGVKKEVQRLLSVVGLNPEHYNRYPHEFSGGQRQRIGIARALALNPKLVVADEPVSALDVSIQAQVVNLLDDLQQELGLTYVIIAHDLSVVRHVSDRIAVMYLGKIVELADRESLYKAPMHPYTKALMSAVPIPDPRRRAAKSERILLTGDVPSPISPPSGCRFHTRCWKATAVCKTTEPPLVELKPGQQVACHHPENFEDQAPQETVLLSVAKQAAELVPDAVLEESAETSAAVAAEVGAVSTGEEAAVEPAATSVSKEPEAADEKSTAADQESPAAADQESTDK